From a single Chlamydia muridarum str. Nigg genomic region:
- the sctR gene encoding type III secretion system export apparatus subunit SctR translates to MRLICRIFFFLCVLSAPQGFSNVCSDASCSKVQGSSSCRPCGATPQQEIQDSPGTPPPPFRCPSYRQPVEAQDLLASQEDLSSGAFSDTYPDLTTQAVIILFLALSPFLVMLLTSYLKIIITLVLLRNALGVQQTPPSQVLNGIALILSIYVMFPTGMAMYNDAKKGIESDAVPRDLFSAEGAETVFVALNKSKEPLRSFLINNTPKPQIQSFYKISQKTFPPELRQQLTPSDFVVVIPAFIMGQIKNAFEIGVLIYLPFFVIDLVTANVLVAMQMMMLSPLSISLPLKLLLVVMVDGWTLLLEGLMISFK, encoded by the coding sequence ATGCGATTGATTTGTCGAATTTTCTTCTTTCTATGCGTACTTAGTGCTCCCCAGGGCTTTTCCAACGTCTGTTCTGATGCTTCCTGTTCTAAAGTACAGGGATCCTCTTCTTGCCGACCATGTGGGGCTACTCCTCAACAGGAGATTCAGGATTCTCCAGGAACCCCACCCCCCCCCTTTCGCTGTCCATCTTACAGACAACCAGTAGAAGCTCAGGATCTCCTTGCTTCTCAAGAAGATCTTTCTTCCGGAGCCTTTTCAGACACGTATCCAGATTTAACCACACAAGCGGTTATTATATTATTCCTTGCGCTTTCTCCCTTTCTGGTTATGCTTCTGACCTCCTATCTGAAGATTATTATCACGTTAGTCCTACTCAGAAATGCCTTGGGAGTACAACAAACTCCTCCTAGCCAAGTCCTCAACGGGATTGCCTTGATTCTGTCTATCTATGTCATGTTCCCTACTGGAATGGCTATGTATAACGACGCTAAAAAAGGCATTGAATCTGATGCCGTTCCTCGAGACCTTTTTTCTGCAGAGGGGGCGGAAACGGTATTTGTTGCCTTAAATAAATCGAAAGAACCTCTTCGTTCTTTCCTAATTAACAACACCCCTAAACCACAAATTCAAAGTTTTTATAAAATTTCACAGAAAACATTCCCTCCGGAACTTCGCCAACAATTGACCCCTTCTGATTTTGTAGTCGTCATTCCTGCTTTCATCATGGGCCAAATTAAGAATGCTTTTGAAATTGGGGTTTTGATTTATTTGCCTTTCTTTGTCATCGATTTGGTAACCGCAAACGTTTTGGTTGCTATGCAGATGATGATGCTTTCTCCACTGTCCATCTCTCTTCCTCTTAAGCTTCTTCTTGTGGTCATGGTAGATGGATGGACCTTACTACTCGAAGGATTGATGATTAGTTTTAAATAA
- a CDS encoding EscT/YscT/HrcT family type III secretion system export apparatus protein: MATLPDVLSGLGSSYIDYIFQKPADYVWTVFLLLSARMLSILALVPFLGAKLFPSPIKIGIAFSWMGVIFPKVIQDTTIAHYQDLDIFYILLIKEIVIGVLIGFLFSFPFYAAQSAGSFITNQQGIQGLEGATSLVSIEQTSPHGIFYHYFVTIVFWLVGGHRIILSVLLQSLEVIPIHAVFPEEMMSLRAPIWIAILKMCQLCLIMTIQLSAPAAVAMLMSDLFLGIINRMAPQVQVIYLLSALKAFLGLLFLTLAWWFIVKQIDYFTLAWFKEIPVMLFGAHPPKVL, translated from the coding sequence ATGGCCACTCTACCTGATGTTCTTTCTGGACTAGGGTCTTCCTATATCGATTATATATTCCAGAAGCCTGCTGATTACGTTTGGACCGTTTTCCTTCTACTTTCCGCTCGCATGTTATCCATACTTGCACTCGTTCCTTTCCTAGGAGCCAAACTCTTTCCCTCACCTATTAAAATCGGCATCGCATTTTCTTGGATGGGAGTAATCTTTCCCAAAGTGATACAAGACACGACAATTGCTCATTATCAAGATCTAGATATCTTTTATATTCTTCTAATTAAAGAGATTGTGATTGGAGTGTTAATTGGGTTCTTATTTTCCTTTCCTTTTTATGCAGCCCAATCTGCAGGGTCCTTTATTACTAACCAACAAGGGATACAAGGATTAGAGGGAGCAACCTCTCTTGTATCTATAGAACAAACTTCCCCTCACGGAATTTTTTACCATTATTTCGTGACTATAGTTTTCTGGCTGGTTGGAGGACATCGTATTATCCTATCCGTGCTTTTACAGTCACTTGAGGTCATCCCTATTCATGCTGTCTTCCCTGAAGAGATGATGTCATTACGAGCTCCTATATGGATCGCTATATTAAAGATGTGTCAATTATGTCTGATTATGACCATACAGTTAAGCGCTCCTGCAGCAGTGGCTATGCTTATGTCCGATTTATTCTTAGGAATCATCAACCGAATGGCTCCTCAAGTACAGGTGATCTATTTACTTTCTGCTCTTAAAGCTTTTCTAGGCCTGCTATTTCTAACCCTAGCCTGGTGGTTCATTGTGAAACAAATCGATTATTTCACTTTAGCATGGTTTAAAGAAATCCCTGTTATGCTCTTTGGAGCTCATCCTCCTAAAGTGCTTTGA
- a CDS encoding type II secretion system F family protein gives MARFLCTYLDQKEKKRRSFVEAFHQQEARELLMSQGARILDIRKVRERNYRVPTSELVIFTKQLSLLLRSGVSLYDSLASLRDQYQGRALAGILTSLMEALRSGGVFSEALAKYPTIFDSFYQNSVRSGESVGNLEGALVNITKVLEEKEKLSKNISAALSYPAILLVFSCAVIVFFLVGVIPSLKESFEDIETTGLTKIVFSCSEWFCKYQFFLLIGGVIGGGAFRTIWKKQIGRKTIEGLVKNIPILRNFIIKIGFCRFCSVASAVLQGGGNLIEALKLGCGAIPQDFLREELQTVIQAVIRGGSLSRELSRYSWTPKLVTGMVALGEESGDLSVVFAHIAQIYNEDIQRVLAWLTAWCQPIVLVLLGGFIGLIMLSILLPLTSGIQTF, from the coding sequence ATGGCTAGATTTCTATGCACATATCTTGACCAGAAAGAGAAAAAACGACGCTCTTTTGTAGAGGCTTTTCATCAACAAGAGGCCAGAGAACTCCTTATGTCTCAGGGAGCTCGGATTTTGGATATTCGCAAAGTTCGTGAAAGAAACTATCGAGTCCCTACGTCTGAGTTAGTTATTTTTACAAAGCAGTTATCCTTGCTATTACGTTCAGGGGTTTCTTTATACGATTCCCTAGCTTCTTTGCGAGATCAGTATCAAGGGCGTGCTTTGGCAGGGATTCTTACATCTCTAATGGAGGCTTTACGTTCCGGAGGAGTGTTTTCAGAGGCTTTGGCTAAATACCCCACAATTTTCGATTCTTTTTATCAAAACAGCGTGCGTTCTGGAGAGAGCGTTGGTAATTTAGAAGGGGCCTTAGTGAATATCACTAAGGTATTGGAAGAGAAAGAGAAATTATCCAAAAATATTTCAGCTGCATTAAGTTATCCAGCAATCTTGTTGGTATTTTCATGTGCGGTGATCGTGTTTTTCTTGGTGGGAGTCATTCCTTCTTTAAAAGAGAGTTTTGAAGATATAGAGACGACAGGGCTTACAAAAATCGTTTTTTCGTGCAGCGAATGGTTTTGTAAGTATCAGTTTTTCCTCCTGATAGGGGGAGTTATTGGGGGAGGGGCTTTTCGCACAATTTGGAAGAAGCAGATCGGAAGAAAGACTATAGAAGGGTTAGTAAAAAACATCCCTATCTTACGCAACTTCATCATTAAAATAGGCTTTTGTCGCTTCTGCTCAGTAGCTTCTGCCGTTTTGCAGGGGGGAGGAAATCTAATTGAGGCTCTTAAGTTGGGTTGTGGGGCTATTCCTCAAGATTTTTTACGAGAAGAATTGCAGACAGTGATTCAAGCAGTCATTCGAGGAGGGTCTTTGAGTCGGGAGTTATCGCGCTATTCTTGGACCCCCAAATTGGTTACAGGGATGGTTGCCCTAGGAGAGGAATCTGGGGATCTTTCCGTGGTATTCGCGCATATTGCGCAAATTTATAACGAAGATATTCAAAGGGTTTTAGCTTGGTTAACGGCCTGGTGTCAGCCCATTGTTCTGGTGTTGTTAGGAGGGTTTATTGGATTGATTATGTTATCCATTCTTCTTCCGTTAACAAGTGGTATTCAAACGTTTTAA
- the sctJ gene encoding type III secretion system inner membrane ring lipoprotein SctJ encodes MFRYTLSRSLFFIFALFCCSACDSRSMIAHGLTGREANEIVVLLVSKGVSAQKVPQVAGSSGGGSSEQLWDISVPAAQITEALAILNQAGLPRMKGTSLLDLFAKQGLVPSEMQEKIRYQEGLSEQMATTIRKMDGIVDASVQISFSPEEDQLPLTASVYIKHRGVLDNPNSIMVSKIKRLVASAVPGLCPENVSVVSDRASYSDITINGPWGLSDEIDYVSVWGIILAKNSLTKFRLVFYFLILLLFVLSCGLLWVIWKTHSLIGALGGTKGFFDPAPYSQLAFTQNKAAAAKETSEATESTGGAQPASEESPKENVEKQEENNEDA; translated from the coding sequence ATGTTTCGTTATACTCTTTCTCGATCCTTATTTTTTATTTTTGCTCTTTTTTGTTGTTCGGCATGTGACAGTCGCTCCATGATTGCTCATGGACTCACTGGACGTGAGGCCAACGAGATTGTGGTTCTCCTAGTAAGTAAAGGAGTATCCGCACAAAAAGTTCCTCAAGTAGCTGGTTCGTCAGGAGGGGGATCTTCAGAGCAACTTTGGGATATCTCGGTTCCTGCAGCACAAATCACAGAAGCTCTTGCTATCCTAAATCAGGCAGGGCTCCCTCGAATGAAAGGAACTAGCCTCCTCGATCTTTTTGCGAAACAAGGGCTTGTGCCTTCTGAAATGCAAGAAAAAATCCGTTACCAAGAAGGTCTTTCTGAACAAATGGCTACAACCATTAGAAAGATGGATGGTATCGTTGATGCTAGTGTACAGATTTCCTTCTCTCCAGAAGAAGATCAACTTCCACTAACAGCCTCTGTTTATATTAAACACAGAGGTGTTTTAGATAATCCTAACAGCATTATGGTTTCAAAAATCAAACGCTTGGTAGCGAGTGCTGTTCCTGGCCTTTGTCCTGAAAATGTTTCTGTAGTAAGCGACCGCGCTTCTTACAGTGACATTACTATTAACGGACCTTGGGGCCTCTCCGATGAGATCGATTATGTCTCCGTTTGGGGCATTATCCTTGCTAAGAATTCTCTCACTAAATTCCGACTTGTTTTCTATTTCCTGATTCTTCTGCTCTTTGTTCTTTCTTGCGGCCTTCTTTGGGTTATTTGGAAAACTCACTCATTAATTGGTGCTTTGGGAGGAACAAAAGGGTTCTTTGATCCTGCTCCATACTCACAGCTTGCTTTCACACAAAATAAGGCAGCTGCTGCTAAGGAGACTTCAGAAGCAACAGAAAGCACAGGAGGGGCTCAGCCAGCATCAGAAGAATCCCCTAAAGAGAATGTAGAAAAACAAGAAGAGAATAACGAGGACGCTTAA
- a CDS encoding type II secretion system protein, which translates to MGKTKKRKQSITLIEMMVVITLIGIISGALAFNMRGSLQKGKVFQTEQNCARVYDVLMMEYASGNLSLKEVIANKETLLDNSAWCKEGKKLLKDAWGEDLIVKMNDRGDDIVVLSKKLKSEQRG; encoded by the coding sequence GTGGGGAAAACAAAAAAAAGAAAGCAATCCATCACGTTAATTGAAATGATGGTGGTTATTACTCTCATTGGCATCATCAGTGGGGCTTTGGCTTTTAATATGCGAGGAAGTCTACAAAAAGGAAAGGTCTTCCAAACGGAGCAAAATTGTGCTCGCGTCTATGATGTTCTTATGATGGAGTACGCTTCCGGAAATTTGTCTCTGAAGGAGGTTATTGCGAACAAGGAGACCCTTTTAGACAATTCTGCTTGGTGTAAGGAAGGCAAGAAGCTTCTTAAAGATGCCTGGGGAGAGGATCTCATTGTCAAAATGAATGACAGGGGAGATGACATTGTTGTGTTATCTAAGAAATTAAAAAGTGAACAGCGAGGATAA
- the lipA gene encoding lipoyl synthase, producing MSNSPESSTPKQSIPARFPKWLRQKLPLGKVFSRTDGTIKNKGLPTVCEEASCPNRTHCWSRHTATYLALGDACTRRCGFCDIDFTKKPLPPDPQEGEKIAASAKALGLKHIVITMVSRDDLEDGGADALARIITTLHIELPEATIEVLASDFEGNIDALHHLLDARIAIYNHNVETVERLSPLVRHKATYRRSLMMLEQAAQYLPDLMIKSGIMVGLGEQESEIKQTLKDLADHGVKIVTIGQYLRPSRRHIPVKSYVSPETFDYYRSVGEALGLFIYAGPFVRSSFNADAVFEAMSQRERLSASIQ from the coding sequence ATGAGTAATTCCCCAGAATCCTCAACTCCCAAGCAGTCCATCCCAGCACGATTCCCCAAATGGTTGCGACAAAAACTTCCTCTAGGGAAAGTATTTTCTCGAACTGATGGCACTATAAAAAATAAGGGGCTCCCCACTGTTTGTGAAGAAGCCTCTTGTCCCAATCGCACGCATTGTTGGTCCAGACATACCGCTACATACCTTGCATTGGGTGATGCATGTACACGTCGCTGTGGCTTTTGTGATATTGATTTCACTAAAAAACCTCTTCCCCCAGATCCTCAAGAAGGAGAGAAAATCGCTGCTTCCGCAAAAGCATTGGGCCTAAAACATATCGTGATCACCATGGTTTCTCGCGATGATTTGGAGGATGGCGGAGCAGATGCTCTAGCTCGTATCATTACAACCTTACATATAGAACTTCCAGAAGCTACTATTGAAGTTCTAGCCTCTGATTTTGAAGGGAACATTGATGCTTTACACCATCTACTTGATGCACGTATTGCCATCTATAACCATAATGTAGAAACTGTAGAACGACTATCTCCCCTTGTTCGTCATAAAGCAACCTACCGACGGTCTCTGATGATGTTAGAGCAGGCTGCACAATACCTCCCAGACCTTATGATTAAGTCTGGTATAATGGTAGGATTAGGAGAACAGGAAAGCGAAATCAAGCAAACGTTAAAAGATCTTGCAGATCATGGCGTTAAGATAGTTACTATAGGACAATACCTTCGTCCTTCGCGAAGACATATTCCTGTGAAAAGCTATGTTTCTCCAGAAACATTTGATTATTATCGATCCGTAGGGGAGGCTTTGGGTCTTTTCATTTATGCAGGACCTTTCGTTCGTTCTAGCTTTAATGCAGATGCTGTTTTTGAAGCTATGAGTCAACGAGAGCGCCTGTCCGCTTCTATACAATAG
- a CDS encoding membrane protein, giving the protein MAFKRKRSFLLMEVLLSLSLLCTVLIPSVVFYTRITRSFEGDIFRLQLPALVDHCFFAVEDKVIQQMEMGTFSLQGEGELIGVYLYTSRGEPITVPYTYTIAIRQEKRDAEGLLLCSLDATVDIFPGQKQGATVQRCLCLER; this is encoded by the coding sequence ATGGCCTTCAAGAGAAAACGCAGTTTTTTATTGATGGAGGTGCTTCTTTCTCTTTCCCTTCTTTGCACGGTATTGATTCCTAGTGTGGTTTTCTACACGCGGATAACCCGCTCATTTGAAGGGGATATTTTTCGCTTACAACTGCCCGCATTGGTTGATCATTGTTTTTTTGCTGTAGAGGATAAGGTTATTCAGCAGATGGAAATGGGGACTTTTTCTCTTCAAGGGGAGGGGGAGCTGATCGGGGTCTATTTGTATACGAGTAGGGGGGAGCCTATCACAGTCCCCTACACCTATACTATAGCTATTCGACAGGAGAAACGTGATGCGGAGGGCCTACTCTTGTGCTCCCTGGATGCTACGGTAGATATATTCCCGGGGCAAAAACAGGGAGCCACTGTGCAGAGGTGCTTATGTTTAGAAAGATAA
- the lpdA gene encoding dihydrolipoyl dehydrogenase produces the protein MNEAFDCVVIGAGPGGYVAAITAAQAGLKTALIEEREAGGTCLNRGCIPSKALLASAEIVAQIRHADQFGIHINGFSIDYPAMVQRKDTVVRSIRDGLNGLIRSNKITVFSGRGSLISSTEVKILGETPSVIKAQSIILATGSEPRAFPGVPFSQQSPRILCSTGVLNLKEIPQKMAIIGGGVIGCEFASLFHTLGSEVSVIEASQQILALNNPDISKTMFDKFTRHGIRFMLGASVSSIEDMGDRVRLTINGNIEEYDYVLVSIGRRLNTENIGLDKAGVICDERGVIPTDSTMRTNVPNIYAIGDITGKWQLAHVASHQGIVAARNIAGHKDEIDYSAVPSVIFTFPEVASVGLSPTSAQQQGIPVKVTKFPFRAIGKAVAMGESDGFAAIISHETSQQILGAYVIGPHASSLISEITLAIRNELTLPCIYETIHAHPTLAEVWAESALLAVDTPLHMPPTRK, from the coding sequence ATGAATGAAGCTTTCGACTGTGTAGTGATTGGAGCAGGGCCTGGAGGCTATGTTGCCGCCATTACTGCCGCCCAAGCAGGATTAAAAACTGCGCTAATCGAAGAGCGGGAAGCTGGAGGAACCTGTTTAAACCGGGGATGCATTCCTTCTAAAGCTCTACTTGCATCGGCAGAAATTGTTGCCCAAATACGCCATGCTGACCAATTTGGCATTCATATTAATGGTTTCAGCATTGACTATCCCGCTATGGTACAAAGAAAGGATACTGTTGTTCGCAGTATTCGTGATGGGCTTAATGGCTTGATTCGTAGCAACAAAATCACTGTGTTTTCTGGAAGAGGTTCCTTAATTTCTTCAACAGAAGTAAAAATTTTGGGGGAAACTCCTTCTGTAATCAAAGCACAATCCATTATCCTGGCTACAGGATCTGAACCTAGAGCCTTTCCTGGGGTCCCTTTTTCCCAACAATCTCCTAGAATCTTATGCTCGACAGGAGTTCTTAACCTAAAAGAAATCCCTCAAAAAATGGCTATTATCGGAGGTGGGGTCATTGGATGTGAATTCGCTTCCTTATTCCATACCCTAGGATCAGAAGTTTCCGTCATCGAAGCAAGCCAACAAATTCTAGCCCTGAATAATCCAGATATTTCGAAAACCATGTTCGATAAGTTCACGCGTCATGGCATTCGCTTTATGTTAGGAGCGTCTGTGTCGAGCATTGAGGATATGGGTGATCGCGTTCGACTAACTATTAACGGAAATATTGAAGAATACGATTACGTTCTCGTATCCATAGGACGTCGATTGAATACAGAAAATATTGGATTAGATAAAGCCGGTGTGATTTGTGACGAACGCGGAGTCATCCCTACAGATTCCACTATGCGCACTAACGTTCCTAATATTTATGCTATTGGAGATATCACAGGGAAATGGCAACTTGCCCATGTGGCCTCCCACCAGGGAATTGTTGCTGCTCGAAATATAGCTGGACATAAGGATGAAATCGATTATTCTGCAGTCCCTTCCGTAATTTTTACTTTCCCGGAAGTTGCATCCGTGGGACTTTCTCCGACATCAGCTCAACAACAAGGAATTCCTGTCAAAGTAACGAAATTCCCATTCCGAGCCATTGGGAAAGCCGTTGCTATGGGCGAATCCGACGGATTTGCTGCCATTATCAGCCATGAAACTTCTCAGCAAATTCTAGGTGCTTACGTTATTGGCCCTCACGCCTCTTCTCTTATTTCCGAAATCACCTTAGCTATTCGCAATGAGCTGACCCTCCCCTGCATTTATGAAACCATCCATGCACATCCAACCTTAGCAGAAGTTTGGGCAGAAAGTGCACTATTGGCCGTTGATACCCCGTTACATATGCCCCCTACTAGAAAATGA
- the cdsS gene encoding SctS family type III secretion system export apparatus subunit CdsS translates to MLMLATSFKSMLFEYSYEALLLILIISAPPIILASIVGIMVAIFQAATQIQEQTFAFAIKLVVIFGTLMITGGWLCSMILRFAAQIFTNFYKWK, encoded by the coding sequence ATGCTGATGCTTGCAACAAGTTTCAAATCCATGCTGTTTGAATATTCATATGAAGCCCTCTTGTTAATTCTAATCATTTCTGCTCCTCCAATCATTTTGGCCTCTATTGTTGGGATTATGGTGGCCATTTTTCAAGCGGCAACACAGATTCAAGAGCAAACATTTGCCTTTGCCATTAAGTTAGTCGTTATTTTCGGAACGCTTATGATTACAGGCGGATGGTTGTGTAGTATGATTTTACGATTTGCGGCTCAAATTTTTACAAATTTTTACAAGTGGAAGTAG
- a CDS encoding HrpE/YscL family type III secretion apparatus protein has protein sequence MKFFSLIFKDQEVVPNKKVLSPDAYTTVLNAQELLEKTQEDCDAYTQHTHEECANLRAEAKNQGFQEGSEAWSKQLAFLITETQAMRDQIKSSLVPLAIASVKKIIGKELETKPETVVSIISESLKELTQNKRIVIHINPQDLAIVEQHRPELKKLVEYADVLLLSPKASVSPGGCIIETETGIVNAQLDVQLAALEQAFSAALKQKQPTETFSTDQTQSKEG, from the coding sequence ATGAAATTTTTCAGTTTAATATTTAAAGACCAAGAGGTCGTCCCGAATAAAAAAGTTCTCTCTCCAGACGCCTATACTACCGTGTTAAATGCCCAAGAACTTCTAGAAAAAACACAAGAAGATTGCGATGCTTACACACAGCATACGCATGAAGAATGTGCAAATCTCCGAGCAGAAGCAAAAAATCAGGGATTTCAAGAAGGGAGTGAGGCTTGGAGCAAACAGCTCGCCTTTCTCATTACAGAAACACAGGCTATGCGAGACCAAATCAAATCCTCTCTCGTGCCTTTAGCTATTGCAAGTGTGAAGAAAATTATCGGTAAGGAATTAGAAACAAAACCTGAGACCGTAGTATCTATCATTTCAGAGTCTTTAAAAGAGCTCACACAAAACAAGCGGATCGTGATTCATATAAATCCCCAGGATCTTGCCATTGTCGAGCAACATCGCCCAGAGTTAAAAAAACTCGTAGAATATGCTGATGTGCTTTTACTCTCTCCTAAAGCTAGTGTGTCCCCCGGAGGATGCATTATTGAGACTGAGACTGGCATCGTGAATGCTCAGCTTGATGTGCAACTAGCCGCCTTAGAACAAGCTTTCTCCGCTGCCTTGAAACAAAAACAACCTACAGAAACCTTTTCAACCGATCAGACTCAAAGCAAAGAAGGCTAG
- a CDS encoding DUF1494 domain-containing protein — translation MFRKIKGKRSFLLSEFLVACVLISLLLGSLGYWTRRIWVSHKEKAHIYRTFLHDGKMYRLLRDIFLSTTSIEEGQELVFSFDRGVYVDPDLAGLVQGKLLYDPNDQELSLVISSERMEGRQETFPLWKQVLSVEWRVLRQQELGRRTDRVYLTLVRKSGALPPRTLSYVFAVGG, via the coding sequence ATGTTTAGAAAGATAAAAGGGAAACGTTCGTTTCTACTTTCGGAATTTTTAGTAGCTTGCGTGCTCATTAGCCTACTGCTCGGCTCTTTAGGGTATTGGACTCGTCGGATATGGGTATCTCATAAAGAGAAAGCACATATCTATAGAACGTTTCTGCATGACGGAAAAATGTATCGGCTGCTCAGAGATATTTTTCTATCAACTACCTCTATAGAAGAAGGGCAAGAGCTGGTCTTTTCTTTTGATCGAGGAGTGTATGTTGATCCAGATTTAGCAGGTCTTGTTCAAGGGAAACTCCTTTACGATCCCAATGATCAAGAGCTTTCTTTAGTGATATCTAGCGAAAGAATGGAGGGGCGTCAGGAAACGTTTCCATTGTGGAAACAAGTGCTTTCTGTAGAATGGAGAGTTCTTCGGCAGCAGGAATTAGGTAGGAGAACAGATAGGGTGTATTTGACGTTGGTAAGGAAATCAGGGGCTTTACCACCAAGAACTCTTTCTTATGTTTTTGCAGTAGGTGGGTAG